In Natranaerobius trueperi, a single window of DNA contains:
- a CDS encoding heavy metal translocating P-type ATPase: protein MTQDSIETAIKIEGMSCASCVKRVEDNLRKMDGIKEVNVNFATEKATIKYDPDVVSKKDLLKAIEKVGYKGELESKDDDKEDKEEVTLSIGGMTCAACQKRVRDGLNRLPGVVEANVNLTTEKAYVIYDPKITNVKAINDSILELGYEVEELAKESMISEESQAEKKAKEASFRMWFGVAFTGPLMVLMMIHMFLFEIPYYFAISAILGFPVIFIAGRETHKATLNNLRNLTANMDTLVTMGSLIPYLLSFLGFWFPITTFIEMAATILTLHLVGRFLEAKAKGRASEAIKRLLEMGAKEARVIRNGEEVDIPIDDVKLGDVMVVKPGEKIPTDGIVVEGHSFIDESMATGESLPVERTAGDEVIGATVNKQGTLQVEATKVGKDTFLSQVIKMVEEAQGTKVPIQEFADRVTGYFVPAVIIIALAAFSSWLVFPDFFVGIITQASEFLPWVNPDAPQFTLAFLAATAVLVISCPCALGLATPTALMVGSGLGAEHGVLIRNGESIQMMKDIDMIAFDKTGTITKGEPEVTDIIPVDGYSEQDIIYFGGSLEASSEHPLGEAITIKAKEEAKEKGFQLAKAEKFSSVTGKGVQGLVDDKEVLVGSRKLMTDEGIDVSMLEDEMTQLEKEAKTAMLVSVSGELLGIIAVSDTLKEDSKKAIEEIEKMGHTTCMITGDNDRTADAIAKEVGISRTVSNVLPDEKVEEIKRLQKEHGLVAMVGDGINDAPALKQADVGIAIGTGTDVAIEAADITLIRGDLSAVVSGIKLSRSTFRKIKENYFWAWFYNAVAIPLAFFGLLHPIIGAAAMAFSSINVILNSIRLKKMDISPPRPAIEEE, encoded by the coding sequence ATGACACAAGATTCGATAGAAACAGCTATTAAGATTGAGGGGATGAGCTGTGCTTCCTGTGTCAAAAGGGTTGAAGATAATTTAAGAAAAATGGATGGGATAAAAGAAGTTAATGTAAATTTTGCAACAGAAAAAGCAACTATTAAATATGACCCTGATGTAGTTTCTAAAAAAGATCTATTAAAAGCTATCGAAAAAGTAGGATATAAAGGTGAGTTAGAATCAAAAGATGATGATAAAGAGGATAAAGAAGAGGTTACTTTATCTATTGGTGGTATGACTTGTGCAGCTTGTCAAAAAAGAGTTAGAGATGGGCTAAATAGATTACCAGGGGTAGTAGAAGCCAATGTTAATTTAACTACTGAAAAGGCTTATGTTATTTATGATCCTAAAATAACAAATGTGAAAGCTATTAATGATTCTATTTTAGAACTTGGGTATGAAGTAGAAGAACTAGCTAAGGAAAGTATGATATCTGAAGAAAGCCAAGCTGAAAAAAAAGCAAAAGAAGCTTCATTTCGTATGTGGTTTGGAGTAGCTTTTACTGGACCATTAATGGTTTTAATGATGATTCATATGTTTTTGTTTGAGATTCCTTATTATTTTGCGATTAGTGCTATTTTAGGGTTTCCTGTAATATTTATAGCTGGCAGAGAGACTCATAAAGCAACTCTTAATAACTTAAGAAACTTAACTGCTAATATGGATACATTAGTTACAATGGGTTCACTTATTCCATATTTACTTAGTTTTCTTGGTTTTTGGTTTCCGATTACTACTTTTATCGAAATGGCAGCTACTATCCTAACACTACATTTAGTAGGACGTTTTTTAGAGGCAAAAGCAAAGGGTAGAGCTTCTGAAGCTATTAAAAGGTTACTTGAAATGGGAGCTAAAGAAGCAAGGGTAATTAGAAATGGTGAGGAAGTAGATATCCCAATAGATGATGTAAAACTAGGTGATGTAATGGTAGTAAAACCTGGAGAGAAAATACCTACTGATGGAATAGTAGTAGAAGGTCATAGTTTTATAGATGAATCTATGGCTACAGGTGAGTCACTTCCTGTTGAAAGAACAGCTGGTGATGAAGTTATCGGAGCAACTGTAAATAAACAAGGAACACTTCAAGTTGAAGCTACTAAGGTAGGTAAAGATACCTTCTTATCTCAAGTAATTAAGATGGTTGAAGAAGCACAAGGTACGAAAGTACCTATTCAAGAATTTGCTGATCGTGTTACGGGTTATTTCGTACCAGCAGTTATTATAATTGCTTTAGCTGCTTTTTCTAGTTGGCTTGTTTTTCCAGACTTTTTTGTAGGTATCATTACACAAGCATCTGAATTTTTACCATGGGTAAATCCTGATGCACCACAATTTACACTAGCATTTTTAGCTGCAACAGCTGTGTTAGTTATTTCATGTCCTTGTGCGCTAGGACTTGCTACACCGACAGCTTTAATGGTAGGTAGTGGTTTAGGTGCAGAACATGGTGTGTTAATTAGAAATGGTGAATCTATTCAAATGATGAAAGATATCGATATGATAGCTTTTGACAAGACTGGAACTATCACTAAAGGTGAACCAGAGGTTACTGATATAATTCCTGTAGATGGTTATAGTGAACAAGATATAATTTATTTTGGTGGTAGTCTAGAGGCTTCTAGTGAACATCCTTTAGGTGAAGCTATTACTATTAAAGCAAAAGAAGAAGCTAAAGAAAAAGGATTTCAATTAGCTAAAGCTGAAAAGTTTTCGTCTGTAACTGGTAAAGGTGTACAAGGACTTGTTGATGATAAAGAGGTTTTAGTAGGAAGTAGAAAGCTAATGACAGATGAAGGTATAGATGTGTCTATGTTAGAAGATGAAATGACTCAGCTAGAAAAAGAAGCTAAAACAGCTATGTTAGTGTCGGTATCTGGTGAATTACTAGGTATCATAGCTGTTTCTGATACATTAAAGGAAGATTCTAAAAAAGCTATAGAGGAAATAGAAAAGATGGGTCATACTACTTGTATGATTACAGGTGATAATGATCGAACAGCTGATGCTATAGCAAAAGAAGTTGGTATTAGTAGAACTGTATCTAATGTACTACCTGATGAAAAGGTAGAAGAAATTAAAAGGTTACAAAAAGAACATGGACTTGTGGCTATGGTAGGTGATGGTATTAACGACGCACCAGCTTTAAAACAAGCTGATGTAGGAATAGCTATCGGAACTGGTACAGATGTAGCTATAGAAGCTGCTGATATTACTTTGATACGAGGGGATTTAAGTGCTGTAGTATCTGGTATAAAATTATCTAGATCTACTTTTAGAAAGATTAAAGAAAACTATTTTTGGGCATGGTTTTATAACGCAGTTGCTATTCCACTAGCTTTTTTCGGACTACTTCACCCAATTATTGGTGCCGCAGCTATGGCCTTTAGTTCTATAAATGTGATACTTAATTCTATAAGGTTGAAGAAAATGGATATCTCTCCTCCAAGACCTGCTATAGAGGAAGAATAG